The window AGGTCGATCAGGAGACGCTCGCCGTCCGCAGAGAGCTGCCTGGGCAGCGGCTCGCCGTCCTCCGCCGCCACCGTCTTGCCCTCGAGGGAGGGTCGCCACGGGATCTCCAGCAGACCGCCTCGCTCGAAGCCCAACGGGTTGAGGACCAGCAGCTCCTCCGGCCCCAACTCCAGTCGGGCCGACAGGCGGCCGGCCGCCTGGGCACTCGCGCGCTCCCCGATCTCGTTGATGACCTCGAAGTCGCGGTCGCTGTCCTCGTACACCTCGCGGATGGAGGAGCCGGGCAGGATGTCGTGGAACTGGTTGAGCAGCAAGCGCTCCCAACCCTCGGTCAGGTCGGGGTACTCCTGCTCCCCGATGAGGATGTCGGCGATCGACGAGAGCCACTCGGCCCGGTGGTAGAGAAGCTCGGCCTTCCGGTTGTTGCGCTTGGTCCTGGCCTGGCTGGTGTACGTGCCGCGATGGTATTCGAGGTAGAGTTCACCGTCCCAGACGGGCAACTCCTGGCCCTCGAGGCGTTTCTCCAGCCGCTCGAAGAACGGCTCCACGTGGCCCAGGTTCACCTTCGGCAGTCCCGGCAGATTGCACATCGCCCGGGCCTGCTCGAGCATCTCCTTCGTTGGCCCGCCGCCGCCGTCGCCCCAGCCGAACGCCTGCAGCAGTTCGCTGTTGATGCCCTTCTGCTGGTAGTTGTCCCAGAGTCCCTTCACATCCTTCGGCTCGAGCTGCCCGTTGTAGGTGAAGGCCTTGGAGTTCTCCTCCGGAGTGGTGATGAAATGGGCGAGGATCTCGCTGCCGTCTATCCCCCGCCATCTGAAGGTGTCGTAGGAGAAGCGGTTGAACTGGCTCCACGAGATCTTGGTCGTCATGAAGTAGTCGATACCGCTCTTCTTCATGATCTGCGGCAGAGCCGAGGAGTAACCGAAGACGTCGGGCAGCCACACCACCCGGCTCTCGCGGCCGAACTTCTCGCGGATGTAGCGCCTGCCGTGGAGCAGTTGCCGCACCAGCGACTCGCCGCTGGGCAGGTTGACGTCCGGCTCGATCCACATGCCGCCGGTGATCTCCCACTCGCCGATCTCGATCTTCTCGCGCACCTGGGCGAAGATCTCGGGGTAGTCGTGTTCGAGGTACTTGTAGAGCTGCGGTGAGGAGTGCATGAAGCGGTACTCGGGGTACTGGCGCAGCAGGTGGAGCGCGGTCGAGAAGGTGCGGGCGGCCTTCTCGCGGCTGTGCCTGAGCCGCCACAGCCAGGCCATGTCGATGTGGGCGTGGCCCACGCCAACGACGGTCGGCTTCTCCTGCTCGAGCGCCTGCCACGCCGTCGCCTGCCGGCGCAGGAAGTCGAGCGCCTCGCCCACCGAGCAGTAGAACTCCTCGGAGCGCGGCCGGCTCCAGTCGATCAAGGCGAATGAGCGGTCGAGGCCGTCGATCATGCGGACGTAGCGCCAGTCGCGCGAGTCGAGCTGCTCGAGCGTCTTGTGGACGGTGTTAGCGAGGTAGTAGAACTCCTCGGCGCTCGGGTCGATCCGGACCAGTTCCGCGACCTTGAAGCGGCGCCGGTCGGGCACGCCCAGCACCCCACTCCAGGCTTTGAGAGCGACGACGATCTCGCCGTCGGCAACGACCTCGGGCGGCAGCCAAGCCTCCTCGTGCCAGATATCGATCGCCTGGAGCGGGAAGCCGTTGACGTAGAGGAGGGTCTCGGCGGTCGAGTCACCCCCGTCGCGCGGGCCAACCAGGAAGCGGAGCGCCAGCTTCTCGAGCAGTAGCCGCTCGGGGATGGGCACGACCGCCCGGAACCAGACGGTTTCGTCGTATCCGCCCCAGGTGCCGCCGACTTCGAAGATGGGCCAGTGGCCGTCGGCGAAGTCGCTGTGTTGAGCGCCGGGGCAGTCACCTTCGTGGAAGCGGAACGCCGGGATGGACAAGGCCTCCCGTCTGATGCTCTCGCGGATCTCGCCTAGCTGCTTCTCTATCTTCTCGCTGGTAAGGACCTGCATGGGGGACTCCAGGTGGGGGTGCCGGTGATCGTCCCGGCCGGTGGGGGCGGTTGGCGGTCCCGGTCGCGCAGGGCACGCCAAGGTTTCATTCGGGGAAGAGGGCCAGCTCGAGCATCTCGCAAAGTGCGTGATAGATGGGCAGATGGCGCTCCTGGATCTTCAGGGTCTCGTCTTCCGGCACCCGCACGACGACGTCGGACAGTTCGGGCAGGTCGCCGCCGCTGCGGCCGCTGAACCCGATCGTCGCCATGCCCAGGTAGCGGGCAACGCGCAGGGCGTTGAGGACGTTCTTCGATCGCCCGGAGGTGCTGATCCCGATCAGGACGTCACCTGGGCGGCCGTAACCGTAGACCTGCTGGGCGTAGACCATGTCGGCCGCTACGTCGTTGGCGAAGGCGGTTATGAGGCCGCTCTGGCTCACGAGCGAGATCGCCGGCAAGGCGCCCTGGAGGTGTGCTGCCAGGTACTCGCCTTCGTCCGGGAAAGCCTCGAGCAGCTTCGTTCGGTCGGCGGCAGGCAGCGGCCGCTTCGAGAGGAACCCTTTCATGAGTTCGCCCACCAGGTGCTCGCAATCGGCAGCCGAACCGCCGTTGCCGCAGAGGAGCAGCTTGCCGCCCTTCTCGAAACAGTCGACCAGGACCTGGAATGCGGCGTCGATGTCGGGAACGCACTCGTCGAGTTCGGGGTAGCGGGCGATGAGTTCGGGAAGCACTGCTCCGCTCAAGCCTTCTCCTCCTCGTTCCTCTCCGTCGCACCGCGAGCCGCGAGAGGTTCGACCGATTGCAGCGGCCGCTCGATCAGGTCGGTCTCCGTTACCTCGGCCCCGGGATCGAGTGGCACCAGGAAGGTCTTGATCTCGCTGGGCCCGAAGTCGGCCGTTATGGTGCGCTGCCAGGCGGGCAGACCGATCGTTGCGGTCGTACGGTCGCCGCTCGTCTCGACGGCACGAATTATCATCCCCTCCCCCTCCTCGGCAACCTTGAGCACCCTCACGTCGACGTTCCTGCGGTCTACCGACAGATAGGACGCGCGTTGCGGCAAGGGGCCCGGGTGGAAGGTGGCCATCAGCGGAAGCGGCATGGCGTTGAGCTCGGCCGCCCGCCTCACCGTGCCAGCCTGCGCCCAGCCGCCCTTGTGGGGCAGGAGGGTGTAACGGAAGTGCTGCACCCCCTGGTCGGTATACGCATAGGTCTCGTCCGACCGGACTTCGGCCGGTATGTGGTGGGCATATACCGGGTTGCGGAGGACGGTGAGGCCGATGTCCCTTATGTTGACGTCGAAGGAGTACTTGCTGTCGTTCAGGATGCTCAGCCCGTAGAGGTCGCCGCTGTCGCGCGCTGTCCCCGAGAGGTCGACCCAACTCTGGCCGGGCTTCTCCTCCTCGTTGGCGAACCGTTCGATGTGGCCGTAGGGGATCTCGAAGGTGGCGCGCATGAACTGGAGGTTGGTAGGGAACCTTATCTTCAGCATCTTCTGCGGTTCGCGCCAGTCGACGGTGGCGTTCACGTCGATAGCCGAGCGTCCGGGGTAGAGGGCGAAATCCTGGACCAGCCTCGAGTCGCCGTAGCGGCTGTCTATCCTGACCACCCCGCGCACGGGCCCGTTCTCGATCAGGCGGACGGATCGCGACCGGAACTCACCGATAACGTCGGTGAAGCTGAAGACGTTGTGTCCCCAGGTGTCGCTGGGGTCGTCGATCACGACCGGCCTGCAGGCCGGCCCCGAGAGCACCTCGGTGGAAGCCATCTTGTCGTAGAGGCTGATCAGCCAGCCCGTCTCACCGTCGAACTCGAGTCGGAAGCGCTCGTTCTCGAGGGTGGTGTCGGTGGCCGCCAGCAGAGCCTGCGGGAATGTTGGCGCCTCGTGACCCTGCACCAAGCGGAAGGTGCGGTAGCCGAACGACGGCAGTTCGGGGGCGAACACCAGCTTCTGCCGGCCCTGAGCGGTGGCCGCGGACTGGGCCGTCTGCATGGGCACCCGCTCGCCATCCTCGTCGACCAGCACCTCGCCCTCCCGCAAGCGGGAGATCTCGAGCTCCACCGGGCCGGCGACCCGCCAGGCGTGCTGGTTGAACACGACCAGCGGCCGCACACCCTCCTGATAGGGGATGTCGATGTTCCAGGCGAGCGACTGCATAGCCTCGTTGAGGGCCCGGGAGCCTATCGCCATAGCTTCGCCGTAGAGGTCGCGGGCGTCTACGTACGCCTCCTCGATGCTGGTGCCGGCGAGGATGTCGTGGAACTGGTTGAAGAGGACCCCTTTCCAGGCGTGCGCGAGGTCCTCGTGCGTCTCGTGGCCGGTAACCTGGCGGGCCAGGGCCGCGAGCTTCTCTGCCGTCAGCAGGAGGTTCTCGGCCCTGCGGTTCCAGCGCTTCACCCCCGAGTGAGCCGCGTAGCAGCCGCTCGCATGATGCTGGAGATCTTCGTGGACCACCGGCAACCGCAACTCCTTCCGCTCCATCCGCTCGAAGTAGCGGTTGGGCGAACTGAACTCGAGGATCGGCAGGTCGTCGCGTTCCGACAGCCGGATGATGCTCTCGATGTTCTCCCTCGTGGGTCCGCCGCCGTGATTGCCCACCCCGTAGAAGCACATCAGCTCACCCACCTGCTCACGGAGCTCGGCGCTGCAGCGCAGCACGTGCTTCTCGAGGTCCTTCCCCGAAGTTCCGTACTCGAACGGGATCCGGTAGGTGAGAACGCGCGAGCCGTCGTCGGACTCCCACCAGAAGAGCCGACCTGGCAAGCCCTTCTCGTGTGGGCTGGGGCGCATGAACACGTAGTAGTCGAGGCCGCTCTTCTTGAGCAGTTGCGGCAGCATCCCGTGGTGCCCGAACGAGTCGACGTTGTAGCCCACCCGGGCGATCACACCGAACTTCTCCATGAAGTAGCGCTGGGCGTAGAGGGCCTGACGAACGAACGACTCACCGCCGGGGATGTTGCAGTCCGGCTGGATCCACCAGCCGCCCACGATCTCCCAACGCCCCTGGGCCACCCGCCGGCGGATCTCCTCGAACATCTCCGGATCGCTCTTCTCGACCCACTCGTAGAAGGCGGCCGAGCTCGACACGAAGACGAAGTCGTCGTACTCCTCGAGTCGATCGAGCGCGCTCCTGAACGAGGCCAGCACCTCGTGGTACCCCTCCTGCCACTGCCACAGCCATACCGGGTCGATGTGGGCGTTGCCGATCATGTGCAGCTTCTTCTCCTTGATGGCGCTCGCCGCTGCTTCGTCACTCATCGACTGTTCGTCTCCGATGATCATGCCGCCACTCCCAACCAGCTCTCCAACAGCTCTCTGCCGAACCGGCAATCCTCGCTCGGGTCGAAACTCTCCGGTTCGTGTTCCACGCTCATCGCTCGGCCGTAACCCGCCCGTTGCAGGGCCCGGACGCACTCCTCGACTGGTACCACTCCCTCTCCGTATCGGCAGGTGTCGTGGCGGCCCTCCTCGCGGACGTCCTTAAGGTGTACGTGGAAGAGCTCGTTGGCCAGCTCGGCGATCGCCCTGGCTGCGTCGTACCCCTGGGTAGCGAACCAGCCGGTGTCGACGGTGACGCCGATCCGACCTCTCCCCCCGTCGCCGACCTTGTCGAGCAGCTCTTCCGGGGTCTTCTCCGGGTGGTTCTCGACGCCCAACCTGAGGTCGTACATCTCGAGCCGGCCCACGACGAACTCGCGGTCTTTGTCCAGCATCGAGGTCGAGCCGCCGAGAACCGGCACCCCCAGGGCCGCTGCCAGCTTGCAGGTCGCGTCGAACTCCTGGGCAGTGCTCCCGAACCAGCCCGCGAGGCTCGTGACGGCCAGCCGGTGTTCGGCGAGGAGGTCGCGGGCGGTGTCGATGTGCGCCTCGGTTGCCCAGGCGGGGGACAGATGCGCCGTCCACAGGTCGATCGCCTGGAATCCCAGCCGCTTGACGTCGGCGAGGATCTCCCCGAACCGTTCCGCGAACGTCCCCAGGGGGCGGAGATGCTCGCTCGCCGCCTTCTCCCCCTGCCCCCAGCCGCGCGTCATCCGGTAGTCGAGCTGCCTCGCGACGTAGTTCGCTCCCATGAAAGACACCAGGTTCACGTGTCGGCCTCCTCGGCCCTGCCGCCACCCCTCTCGAAGGGCCTCTGCTGCGTCCGCTCGCTGCTCCGCTCGACGGTGATGAGCGCTTCTGCCTGTTGCCCCAGTCGCATCCGACCCACGGTGAGGTCGGCGGCCACCCTGGCCCGCCTTACGCTCGCACCCAGCGGAACCACCTCGAACTCCAGCGTGGCGCTCTCCCCCGGAGCCAGCACCTTGCCGAGTTCCGCCGGTTCGACCAGCCAGCCGCTGGGGACCACCAGCTTCAGACTGGCTCTCTCCTCTCTGTTGAGCGGGTTGCGCACCGTCGCCCGCAGCGCCAGCCGCCTCCCGGCAGGAACCGCGGCTCGGTAGGGGCGCAGGCTCACCGCACGGTCTCCGCCGCCGAAATCGAACTCGTCGACGGGGAGGAGATCGTTGTGGAGCGTCGACAGCAGTTCGGCGCGCGAGCGCACGGCCGCGAGGAAGTCTCCGTTCACCTGGTGCGGCAAGTAGTGACCGGCGAGCAGAAGATCGGGTTGGAGTCGCTCCAGCAGAGCGGCGGTGCCGCGGTAGTCGTCGGGGTGGAAACCGTTGTTGTAGACGTAGTTCCAGCGCGCCTCGGCGCCTCCCTCGAACTGGTCGCCGACAGCCAGCACCTTGCGTCCGTCGACCTCGAACGAGATCGCGCAGGCGTAACGCGTGTGGCCGGGCTGATGGTGGAGGGTGAGCTGGTGCTCGCGCCAGGTGATCGGCGCTTCCAGCGGCAAACGCCTGTCGACGGGGATGGGGTCGTACCAGAGGCAGGGCAGGTCGAACGCTGACGGGTTCTCGAGGACCTCGGCGAAGGTGTCCGCCGCCCAGACCTCGGTCCCCTCCACCTCGCGGAGCAGGTTGATTCCGGCCACATGATCGTCGTGATAGTGGGTGGGCACCACCACCTCTACCCGCTCGACTCCGAAGCGCCGCTTGAGACCAGGCAAGGTATAGAGCCAAGGGCGGCGCGAGGCGCGGTCGGCCCCGGCTGCGCTGCCCACCATGAAGTCGTAGCCGAAGTCGATAAGGAGCGCATTGCCGCTGTCGGAGAGAAGAACGTAGTTGTAAGCGGTGGAGGTCCGGTTGCGCAGCAGGTGGGG of the Trueperaceae bacterium genome contains:
- a CDS encoding alpha-mannosidase; translation: MQVLTSEKIEKQLGEIRESIRREALSIPAFRFHEGDCPGAQHSDFADGHWPIFEVGGTWGGYDETVWFRAVVPIPERLLLEKLALRFLVGPRDGGDSTAETLLYVNGFPLQAIDIWHEEAWLPPEVVADGEIVVALKAWSGVLGVPDRRRFKVAELVRIDPSAEEFYYLANTVHKTLEQLDSRDWRYVRMIDGLDRSFALIDWSRPRSEEFYCSVGEALDFLRRQATAWQALEQEKPTVVGVGHAHIDMAWLWRLRHSREKAARTFSTALHLLRQYPEYRFMHSSPQLYKYLEHDYPEIFAQVREKIEIGEWEITGGMWIEPDVNLPSGESLVRQLLHGRRYIREKFGRESRVVWLPDVFGYSSALPQIMKKSGIDYFMTTKISWSQFNRFSYDTFRWRGIDGSEILAHFITTPEENSKAFTYNGQLEPKDVKGLWDNYQQKGINSELLQAFGWGDGGGGPTKEMLEQARAMCNLPGLPKVNLGHVEPFFERLEKRLEGQELPVWDGELYLEYHRGTYTSQARTKRNNRKAELLYHRAEWLSSIADILIGEQEYPDLTEGWERLLLNQFHDILPGSSIREVYEDSDRDFEVINEIGERASAQAAGRLSARLELGPEELLVLNPLGFERGGLLEIPWRPSLEGKTVAAEDGEPLPRQLSADGERLLIDLPALPPLGYRSYRLVDEGQGPAAPISMGDRVIDTPCYRLELDERGQLVSVFDKRAGRQVLAEGSRGNVLQAFEDKPLKFDAWDIDLYYQEKMREVDGLVEARVEEAGPLRGVLRLAWRFLDSTITQRLVVYANNPRIDFVTEVDWHESQILLKAAFPVDIRANRATFDIQFGNIERPTHWNTSWDWARFEVVGHKWADLSEGNYGVALLNDCKYGHDVKDNVMRLTLIKSPVRPDPLADKGLHRFTYSLLPHRGTWREGGVIPQGYDLNVPLLAVQPAASAPTVGDGRDPEPAAGRVAPAGPIPREFSFARSDSDNALIETVKRAEDGDGWIVRVYEAKQFRSGEVRLSFGRPLARAVECNLVEEGSAPVAHDRHSISFPLAPFEIKTFRVWFQH
- a CDS encoding SIS domain-containing protein yields the protein MSGAVLPELIARYPELDECVPDIDAAFQVLVDCFEKGGKLLLCGNGGSAADCEHLVGELMKGFLSKRPLPAADRTKLLEAFPDEGEYLAAHLQGALPAISLVSQSGLITAFANDVAADMVYAQQVYGYGRPGDVLIGISTSGRSKNVLNALRVARYLGMATIGFSGRSGGDLPELSDVVVRVPEDETLKIQERHLPIYHALCEMLELALFPE
- a CDS encoding glycoside hydrolase family 38 C-terminal domain-containing protein, with product MIIGDEQSMSDEAAASAIKEKKLHMIGNAHIDPVWLWQWQEGYHEVLASFRSALDRLEEYDDFVFVSSSAAFYEWVEKSDPEMFEEIRRRVAQGRWEIVGGWWIQPDCNIPGGESFVRQALYAQRYFMEKFGVIARVGYNVDSFGHHGMLPQLLKKSGLDYYVFMRPSPHEKGLPGRLFWWESDDGSRVLTYRIPFEYGTSGKDLEKHVLRCSAELREQVGELMCFYGVGNHGGGPTRENIESIIRLSERDDLPILEFSSPNRYFERMERKELRLPVVHEDLQHHASGCYAAHSGVKRWNRRAENLLLTAEKLAALARQVTGHETHEDLAHAWKGVLFNQFHDILAGTSIEEAYVDARDLYGEAMAIGSRALNEAMQSLAWNIDIPYQEGVRPLVVFNQHAWRVAGPVELEISRLREGEVLVDEDGERVPMQTAQSAATAQGRQKLVFAPELPSFGYRTFRLVQGHEAPTFPQALLAATDTTLENERFRLEFDGETGWLISLYDKMASTEVLSGPACRPVVIDDPSDTWGHNVFSFTDVIGEFRSRSVRLIENGPVRGVVRIDSRYGDSRLVQDFALYPGRSAIDVNATVDWREPQKMLKIRFPTNLQFMRATFEIPYGHIERFANEEEKPGQSWVDLSGTARDSGDLYGLSILNDSKYSFDVNIRDIGLTVLRNPVYAHHIPAEVRSDETYAYTDQGVQHFRYTLLPHKGGWAQAGTVRRAAELNAMPLPLMATFHPGPLPQRASYLSVDRRNVDVRVLKVAEEGEGMIIRAVETSGDRTTATIGLPAWQRTITADFGPSEIKTFLVPLDPGAEVTETDLIERPLQSVEPLAARGATERNEEEKA
- a CDS encoding sugar phosphate isomerase/epimerase, which codes for MNLVSFMGANYVARQLDYRMTRGWGQGEKAASEHLRPLGTFAERFGEILADVKRLGFQAIDLWTAHLSPAWATEAHIDTARDLLAEHRLAVTSLAGWFGSTAQEFDATCKLAAALGVPVLGGSTSMLDKDREFVVGRLEMYDLRLGVENHPEKTPEELLDKVGDGGRGRIGVTVDTGWFATQGYDAARAIAELANELFHVHLKDVREEGRHDTCRYGEGVVPVEECVRALQRAGYGRAMSVEHEPESFDPSEDCRFGRELLESWLGVAA
- a CDS encoding MBL fold metallo-hydrolase; its protein translation is MSETRIESMRSAAPAAAGEGRAWAGDERLERISQNLYLFHDTCQVYLLADGERGVLIDFGAGDILDLLPQLGVRVGDVLMTHHHRDQGQGLARASAAGIRIWVPQAEQELFRGIDQHWQARELDNSYNNRQDRFSLLERVPVDGVLEDYRSYRFGELEVTVIPTPGHTTGSLTLVANVDSATVAFTGDLIAGPGKIWSLAATQWSYNGAEGVAATVASLLDLKERECDRLLPSHGEVMNEPEAAIDLLCERLLALLEQRSQNSRLLEFRNEPYELLSPHLLRNRTSTAYNYVLLSDSGNALLIDFGYDFMVGSAAGADRASRRPWLYTLPGLKRRFGVERVEVVVPTHYHDDHVAGINLLREVEGTEVWAADTFAEVLENPSAFDLPCLWYDPIPVDRRLPLEAPITWREHQLTLHHQPGHTRYACAISFEVDGRKVLAVGDQFEGGAEARWNYVYNNGFHPDDYRGTAALLERLQPDLLLAGHYLPHQVNGDFLAAVRSRAELLSTLHNDLLPVDEFDFGGGDRAVSLRPYRAAVPAGRRLALRATVRNPLNREERASLKLVVPSGWLVEPAELGKVLAPGESATLEFEVVPLGASVRRARVAADLTVGRMRLGQQAEALITVERSSERTQQRPFERGGGRAEEADT